A section of the Eublepharis macularius isolate TG4126 chromosome 1, MPM_Emac_v1.0, whole genome shotgun sequence genome encodes:
- the LOC129324216 gene encoding zinc finger and SCAN domain-containing protein 29-like, giving the protein MTELRPQVSRGVAWREREILDLLSFWGEEKIQDALKKSHRNIDYFECIAVQMASRGHKRSATECRSKTKTMRLEYKKVVAHNGISGNAPITCPYYRELNSILRGDASVKPKHVARSLCVESAAQHVLPAVPCYDGSEELFSHDLITIDREQIRSSTPSPRDGGVGLAQGAPENDLDVTVDGLADCEAEEPCPDAQEEPQSEGDSSSLQQGGGKDSTSTSMAEASPGSRLERIKSRRRRNAGLFAVADKMISQGRSIRPKLLNGALIGRKA; this is encoded by the exons ATGACTGAGCTCCGGCCACAGGTTTCAAGAGGGgtggcatggagggagagggaaatcctGGACCTTCTCTcgttctggggagaggagaaaatacaGGATGCACTGAAGAAAAGTCATAGAAATATAGACTACTTTGAGTGCATCGCCGTTCAGATGGCCTCCCGGGGACATAAGAGGTCGGCGACAGAATGCAGATCCAAGACGAAAACAATGAGACTAGAATATAAGAAGGTGGTGGCACATAACGGTATCTCAGGAAATGCTCCCATAACCTGCCCATATTACAGGGAGCTGAACAGCATTCTGCGGGGGGATGCAAGCGTCAAACCGAAGCATGTTGCAAGGAGCCTCTGTGTCGAGTCTGCGGCACAGCATGTTCTCCCCGCAGTGCCCTGCTATGACGGGTCAGAGGAGCTTTTCTCGCACGATCTGATAACCATTGATCGTGAGCAGATTAGaagttccaccccctcccccagag ATGGCGGTGTGGGGTTGGCACAGGGGGCACCAGAGAATGACCTAGATGTCACAGTGGATGGCCTCGCTGACTGTG AGGCGGAGGAACCGTGTCCTGATGCTCAGGAGGAACCGCAGAGTGAAGGCGACTCAAGCTCATTGCAGCAGGGTGGCGGAAAGG ATTCCACATCAACATCCATGGCTGAGGCTTCCCCGGGGTCACGCCTTGAACGTATAAAGAGCAGAAGACGGAGAAATGCGGGATTGTTTGCAGTCGCTGATAAGATGATCAGTCAGGGGAGGAGCATAAGGCCCAAATTGCTGAATGGCGCATTGATAGGGAGGAAAGCGTAA